GGGCCGGCGAAGAAGACCGCGAAGAAGGCGGCCAAGAAGGCGCCGGCCAAGAAGACGGCCGCGAAGAAGACGGCCGCCAAGAAGACCGCGGCGAAGAAGACCACCACGGCGAAGAAGACGACCGCCAAGAAGGCCACCGCGAAGACCGCGGCGGCCAAGAAGACGGCGGCGCCGGCGGAGGACTGAGGCCTGCGCCCACACCGGCGGCGCCGGTAAAAGCGCAGGACACGGGCGGGCACAACGGATGCGTTCCGGTGTGCCCGCCCGTTTGTTCGGGTGGGCGCTCGACGGCGCGCACCGTCCCGCTAGGCTGGCGGGATGACGCGTGCCGAGCAGCCAACGGTCGTGACCCCCACTTCAGGCGCCCTAGCGGCGGATTCCCGCGAGCGCGCCGTGCGAGCCCTGCTCCGCTTCCCCCCACTGAAGCGACTGTGGAGCGCCCAATTTGTCGGGGGCATCGGCGATGCCCTGTCCATGCTTGTCCTCGTATTGCTCGCCCTTCAGGCGGCGCTCTACGTACCGCTGGGCGGCGAGCCCGCCTTCGGCGGTGGTTATCGGGGTGCAGCCCTCGCGGTCACCACGGTCTTCGCCGCCCGGATGCTGGCGACGTTGCTCTTCGGGGCCGTCCTGCTGGGGCCGCTGTCGGCGCTGACGGCGCCCTCGGGGCCGCTGGACCGGCGCTGGACGATGATCGGCGCGGATGTGCTGCGGCTCGCGCTGCTGGTCATCGCGCCCCTGTGGATCGACTGGACGCCGGACGACGCGCTGGCCTGGCTGCTGGTCACGGTCTTCGTCACCGGCGTGGCCGAACGGTTGTGGACCGTCGCGCGGGAGAGCGCCGCCCCCGGCCTGCTGCCCGAGCCGCCCCCTGAGGGCGCCTCCGTACGGCCCCTCCCCGACAACATGGACGCCCTGCGCCGCCTCTCGCTGCGCACCGGCTTCCTCTCGCTGCCGATCGCGGCCGCCGCCCTGGTGGTCGTCACCCTCATCAGCAAGCTGCTGGGCACCGGCATCGACTGGTTCCAGCTCCACCAGGCCGCGCTCGGCTCGTATGTCGCCGCCGGCCTGTTCGCCGCCTCCGTATCGATCCTCTACTTCATCGAGCTCCCCGGGGTGCAGACGCCGCGGCCGCGCTCCCCTCTGGAGGGGCTGCGCCGCCCGAAGACCACCGGAGCGAAAGCCGGACAGCCGGGACAGGGCGAGAAGCCGGAGAACGGCACGGCCCGGCCCGGCGCCGACAAGGGCCGTACCGGCGCACTCCCGCTGCTGGTGACGGCCTGCGCCGCGGTGGCCGCCGCGATCGCCGCGGCCGTCGCGCTCGCCGTCCTGCACGGCTACGACCTGGCCGGCGGCCCGGCCGCCTTCGCCCTGCTGGTGCTGGCGCTGACCGGCGGCACGGCCGTCGGCATCCGTTGCGCCCAGCGGGTGCTGCCCGCGCTCTCCCGGCGCCGGCTGCTCGCCCTCGCGGTGGCCGCCACCGGAGTCGGGCTGCTGGCCATGGGGCTGGTCCCGGACCCGACGACGGTGCTGGTGCTCGCGCTGCTGTCCGGCATCAGCGCCGGTATCGCCGCCAATACGGGGCATGTGCTGCTGGAGCAGGAGTCCGAGGAGTCCCGCACCGCCCGTACGACCGAGCATCTGCACGCCGTCGTACGGCTGTCGGTCGCGCTGGCCGCCATCGTCGCGCCGCTGCTCGCGGCCGTCATCGGCCCGCACGACCTCGGCAGCGGCACCTTCGACTTCGCCTACGGCGGCGCCGCCTACACCCTGATGCTGGTCGGCGCGCTGCTGCTGCCGGTCGCCGCGCTGGTGCTGGGCAAGGTCGACGACCGGCAGGGCGTACCGCTGCGGCGTGATCTGCGCGAGGCGCTGCGCGGCGGCGACCCGGCCCAGGCACCCGCCGCCACCGGCTTCTTCATCGCCCTGGAAGGCGGCGACGGCGCCGGGAAGTCCACCCAGGTCGAAGCGCTCGCGGAGTGGATCCGCGGCAAGGGCCATGAGGTCGTGGTGACCCGTGAGCCGGGTGCCACCGCCATCGGCAAGCGACTGCGCTCGATCATCCTCGACGTCTCGACGTCCGGGCTCTCGGACCGTGCGGAGGCGCTGATGTTCGCCGCCGACCGGGCCGAACACGTCGACAGCGTCATCCGCCCCGCCCTGGAGCGCGGCGCGGTCGTCATCACCGACCGGTACATCGATTCCTCGGTCGCCTACCAGGGCGCCGGGCGCAACCTCGCGCCCACGGAGATCGCCCGGATCTCCCGTTGGGCCACCGACGGCCTCGTCCCCCATCTGACGGTGCTGCTCGACATCTCCCCGGAGACCGCACGGGAACGCTTCACCGAGGCGCCCGACCGGCTGGAGTCCGAGCCCGCCGAGTTCCACCAGCGGGTCCGGTCCGGTTTCCTGACACTGGCCGCCGCCGACCCCGCGCGCTATCTGGTCGTCGACGCCGGGCAGGAGCCCGCGGCCGTCACCACCGTCGTACGGCACCGCCTCGACCAGGTGCTCCCGCTGTCCGAGGCCGAGATCAAGGCGCAGGCCGACGCCCGTAAGGCCGCCGAGGAAGAGGCCCGCCGCAAGGCCGAGGAGGAGGCCGCGCGCAAGGCGGAGGAGGAGCGCCTGGAGCGCGAGCGCCAGGAGCAGCTCGCCAAGCTGCGTGCCGAGGAAGAGGAGCGCAAGCGCCGCGAGGCCGAGGAGGCCAGGGCACGAGAGGAGGCCCGCCAGGCGGAGGAGGCCCGCAAGCGCGCCGAGGAGGCCCGTCAGGCCGCCGAGGCGGAGCGGCAGCGGCGCGAGGCCGAGGAGCGGGCCCGCGAGGCCGAGCAGGAGCGGCTGCGCAAGCAGCACGAGGAGGAGGCGCGGCTGCGCAAGGAGGCCGAGGAGCGCCGCCTGGAGAAGCAGCGCAAGGCCGAAACGGCCCTGCTGCGCGCCGAGGAGGCCCGGGTGGCGGCAGCCGAAGCGGCGGCCGCGGCGGAGGCCAAGGCGGCTGCCGAGGCCGAGGAAGCGGCCGAGGCGCCCACTGCGGAGAC
This Streptomyces decoyicus DNA region includes the following protein-coding sequences:
- the tmk gene encoding dTMP kinase; protein product: MTRAEQPTVVTPTSGALAADSRERAVRALLRFPPLKRLWSAQFVGGIGDALSMLVLVLLALQAALYVPLGGEPAFGGGYRGAALAVTTVFAARMLATLLFGAVLLGPLSALTAPSGPLDRRWTMIGADVLRLALLVIAPLWIDWTPDDALAWLLVTVFVTGVAERLWTVARESAAPGLLPEPPPEGASVRPLPDNMDALRRLSLRTGFLSLPIAAAALVVVTLISKLLGTGIDWFQLHQAALGSYVAAGLFAASVSILYFIELPGVQTPRPRSPLEGLRRPKTTGAKAGQPGQGEKPENGTARPGADKGRTGALPLLVTACAAVAAAIAAAVALAVLHGYDLAGGPAAFALLVLALTGGTAVGIRCAQRVLPALSRRRLLALAVAATGVGLLAMGLVPDPTTVLVLALLSGISAGIAANTGHVLLEQESEESRTARTTEHLHAVVRLSVALAAIVAPLLAAVIGPHDLGSGTFDFAYGGAAYTLMLVGALLLPVAALVLGKVDDRQGVPLRRDLREALRGGDPAQAPAATGFFIALEGGDGAGKSTQVEALAEWIRGKGHEVVVTREPGATAIGKRLRSIILDVSTSGLSDRAEALMFAADRAEHVDSVIRPALERGAVVITDRYIDSSVAYQGAGRNLAPTEIARISRWATDGLVPHLTVLLDISPETARERFTEAPDRLESEPAEFHQRVRSGFLTLAAADPARYLVVDAGQEPAAVTTVVRHRLDQVLPLSEAEIKAQADARKAAEEEARRKAEEEAARKAEEERLERERQEQLAKLRAEEEERKRREAEEARAREEARQAEEARKRAEEARQAAEAERQRREAEERAREAEQERLRKQHEEEARLRKEAEERRLEKQRKAETALLRAEEARVAAAEAAAAAEAKAAAEAEEAAEAPTAETYVADLRKRLGEDTPDASAPSGPAPDSDRTEYLPRPGTGEGEVPGAVDETAVLPPVRDAQDAWDGPGAGSDAAETAVLPPVRDDAPADRVPPWMFRKEGPEAANGATGAASDRPTGSAAESRVERTRELPQIDPLTGRPVENAQRSRPRPEWAEETPLDDLPTLADELLGPRADEEADEGAGDDGRRGGRGRRG